From the genome of Desulfovibrio gilichinskyi, one region includes:
- a CDS encoding sulfotransferase family 2 domain-containing protein, with translation MKKIFFFHITKTAGTSLRNLLLKNYGENQIYDSCANSRGPNAGSDLLYENNLDLFPQKNCFMGHYRSNILPIIPNSFFRFTFLREPVSRAVSWFYYLKKSNHFTSPLTLEEFFFDVPIQSKYKKTATLAYFKQATNVYVRSFTNNLGKDINFINQNNYTNAITNMHYYFDFIGFLEKYNESTFILSKLCNFDDIFYEKLNVISKPKSYRNYRKELGDELFNQIISYNKYDVELYSYARNITKDFYKNFISKNLEEFEKSKNTAS, from the coding sequence ATGAAGAAAATATTTTTTTTCCATATTACCAAAACTGCTGGAACTTCTCTCAGGAACTTACTCCTAAAAAATTATGGCGAAAACCAAATATATGATAGCTGTGCTAACAGTAGAGGCCCTAACGCAGGATCAGACCTTTTATATGAAAACAATTTAGACCTGTTCCCCCAAAAGAATTGCTTTATGGGGCACTATAGATCAAACATACTGCCCATAATTCCCAACTCTTTTTTTAGATTTACCTTCTTACGCGAGCCTGTATCTAGAGCCGTATCATGGTTTTATTATCTCAAAAAATCAAACCATTTCACATCTCCGCTAACTTTAGAAGAATTCTTTTTTGATGTTCCAATACAATCAAAATATAAAAAAACAGCAACATTAGCTTATTTCAAACAAGCTACTAATGTTTATGTTAGATCGTTCACGAACAATCTAGGAAAAGATATAAATTTTATAAACCAGAACAACTATACCAATGCAATCACTAACATGCATTACTATTTTGATTTCATTGGTTTTCTAGAAAAATACAATGAGTCGACATTCATATTGTCTAAGCTATGCAACTTTGATGATATTTTTTATGAAAAACTAAATGTAATTTCAAAACCTAAATCATATAGAAACTACAGAAAAGAACTTGGAGATGAATTGTTCAATCAAATTATCTCATATAACAAATACGACGTTGAATTATACAGTTATGCAAGAAACATTACAAAAGACTTCTACAAAAACTTTATTTCAAAGAATCTCGAAGAATTTGAAAAATCAAAAAATACAGCCAGCTAA
- a CDS encoding lytic transglycosylase F: MKNLLSCLFISLCLIFLTSACNSTPESSTRTSKKWKLDLPDILKDKLPIRVLVCYNRTNFFTVKGATKGLEHDLMLAYKKYLSKESKDEQVRMVFIALPFEELIPALLEGRGDIIAAGLTVTSNREKKVAFASSYMEGISDIVVGSRKADPISKLTDLAGKTVYVMAGSSYKARLEALNSGFKKKGLKTVNIVQADKHLVTEDLLEMAERSMIEYTVAESHIAELWKTALPDIRLYKDAPLHIGGEVAWAVRPSSKELQKSLSEFAATVRQGTLMGNMVFKRYFVNTSWVLSPSMVIGWKEMQPLTEVFKKYGEKYNFDWLKLLAVAYQESGLDMNKSSHRGAVGIMQIKPSTAADKNVDVKNINTLDGNVHAGAKYLRFLRDRYFKDVAKDAQADFALAAYNAGPNRIIKLRKQAEDMGLDPDQWFGNVEYAAYKEIGAETPTYVANIQMNYAFYKSAANVLVKRIEVKK, from the coding sequence ATGAAAAATCTTCTTTCTTGCCTTTTCATCAGCTTATGTCTCATTTTCCTGACTTCAGCCTGCAATTCCACTCCCGAAAGTTCTACCAGAACTTCTAAAAAGTGGAAACTGGACCTGCCTGATATTTTAAAAGACAAACTCCCGATACGTGTTCTGGTCTGTTATAACCGCACAAATTTTTTCACAGTTAAAGGGGCAACAAAGGGTCTTGAACATGATCTTATGCTGGCTTACAAGAAATACTTGTCTAAAGAATCAAAAGACGAACAAGTGCGTATGGTCTTTATTGCCTTGCCGTTTGAGGAACTTATCCCTGCACTTCTTGAAGGCAGAGGGGATATTATAGCCGCAGGGCTGACGGTTACGTCTAATCGTGAAAAGAAAGTCGCTTTTGCCTCTTCATATATGGAAGGGATATCTGACATAGTTGTCGGATCGCGAAAAGCTGATCCTATTTCAAAGTTGACTGATCTTGCAGGTAAAACTGTTTATGTGATGGCGGGGAGCAGCTACAAAGCTCGTCTTGAAGCTTTAAATTCCGGTTTTAAAAAGAAAGGGCTTAAGACCGTAAATATAGTTCAAGCAGATAAACATCTTGTCACAGAAGATCTGCTGGAAATGGCCGAACGCAGTATGATTGAATATACTGTCGCTGAAAGCCATATTGCTGAACTTTGGAAAACCGCTTTGCCGGATATTAGACTTTATAAAGACGCCCCTTTGCACATCGGCGGCGAGGTCGCATGGGCTGTTCGGCCTTCCAGCAAAGAATTGCAGAAAAGTTTGAGCGAATTTGCAGCAACAGTCCGGCAGGGAACGCTTATGGGGAACATGGTTTTTAAGCGTTACTTTGTAAATACAAGCTGGGTTCTTAGTCCATCTATGGTTATAGGGTGGAAGGAAATGCAGCCTCTGACTGAAGTTTTTAAGAAGTACGGGGAGAAATATAATTTTGATTGGCTGAAGCTTTTGGCGGTTGCGTATCAGGAATCAGGTCTTGATATGAATAAATCAAGCCATAGAGGAGCTGTCGGCATTATGCAGATTAAGCCTTCGACCGCGGCGGATAAAAACGTTGATGTTAAAAATATTAATACGCTTGATGGCAATGTACATGCGGGGGCTAAGTATCTTAGATTTTTGCGTGACAGATATTTTAAAGACGTAGCAAAAGATGCGCAGGCTGATTTTGCTCTTGCCGCTTATAATGCCGGGCCTAACCGTATCATTAAACTTAGAAAGCAAGCTGAAGATATGGGGCTTGATCCTGATCAATGGTTCGGAAACGTGGAATACGCCGCTTACAAGGAAATAGGGGCTGAAACTCCTACATATGTCGCCAATATTCAAATGAACTATGCTTTTTATAAATCAGCGGCCAATGTTCTTGTTAAGCGGATTGAAGTGAAAAAGTGA